From the genome of Nicotiana sylvestris chromosome 2, ASM39365v2, whole genome shotgun sequence, one region includes:
- the LOC138886075 gene encoding uncharacterized protein yields MPEDDHHRLERFGRLQSLTFSGVEGENAQGFLDECQRLLRSEGILEASRVSFTTFQISGATLSWWEAYERHRPVGAAPLSWQQFSILFLEKYVLESHLEELCRQFKHLHQGNRSVTQYGMRFSELARHVVWLVTTDRERIKRFIDGLDFQLRLLMTRER; encoded by the coding sequence ATGCCAGAGGATGATCATcacagattggagaggtttggtagacttcagtctCTGACATTTAGTGGTGTTGAGGGTGAGAATGCACAGGGTTTCTTGGATGAGTGTCAGAGGTTGCTTCGGAGCGAAGGTATTCTGGAGGCCAGtagggtctcattcactactttccagATCTCCGGGGCTAcacttagttggtgggaggcttacgagaggcATAGGCCAGTTGGCGCAGcgcccctttcttggcagcagttctctattctcttcctagagaagtatgtacttGAGTCTCACCTagaggagctgtgcaggcagtTCAAGCACCTTCATCAGGGTAATAGATCCGTTACACAGTATGGGATGCGATTCTCCGAGTTGGCTCGTCACGTGGTCTGGTTGGTTACCACAGACCgggagaggatcaagaggtttatagatggcctcgaTTTTCAGCTTCGGTTGCTCATGACTAGAGAGAGATAG